From Fusobacterium varium:
TGAACAATTTATCCTTGAGTCAGTACAGCAAGTATATAGAGATCAAGGAGTTGGAGTTAACGACAAACATATTGAGATCATAGTTAAACAGATGTTTAAGAAAGTAAGAATTGTTGATTCTGGAGTATCTTTATTCCTAGAAGATGAAGTTGTTGAAAAGAGAATTGTAGATATGGAAAATGCAAGATTAAAAGAATTAGGAAAACCTTTAATCAAGTATGAACCAATCATTCAAGGTATTACTAAAGCTGCTGTTAATACAGGAAGTTTTATATCAGCTGCCTCATTCCAAGAAACTACAAAAGTTCTTTCTAATGCAGCAATAGAAGGTAAAATTGACTATTTAGAAGGACTAAAAGAAAATGTAATTATAGGTAAAAAGATTCCAGCAGGAACTGGATTTAATGCTTATAAAAATGTAAAAGCAGTTGAACTTGAAGACAAAGAATTAGAACTAGAAGAAGAATAATATAATAGGAATAGGCGACAAGGTCGCCTATTCCTGTATTTGTTTCATCTTTCCTGGAGGAAAAAATTATGAGAAGTATGACAGGATATTCAAAACTTACATACCAAGATGAAAGTTTTGCTATCAACATGGAACTTAAAAGTGTAAATAATAAAAATTTAAATTTGAAAATAAAACTTCCATATAATTTAAATTTTTTAGAAGGGGCAATAAGGACAGAGGTTGCCTCAAAAATCAGCAGAGGTTCTTTAGATCTAAAAATAGAATTTGAAGATAAAAGAGAGCTGGGAAAACTTTTTGATTATGATAGAAATTTAAGCTCAGCTTATATGAATGTACTTAAAGAGATGGAAAATGATTTTAATGAAAAATTCACAAATAAAATGGATATTTTAGTTAGAAATTTAAATGTTATACAAAAAAATGATTTTGAAATTGATGAAAGTGAGTATTCAGCTTTTATATTAGGAAAAGTGAATGAGTTGCTTATTCCATTTATTCAAACCAGAGAAGATGAAGGGGATAGACTAAAAGCTTATTTCCTGGAAAGAGTAAATGTTCTTGAAGAGAAAATAATTGAAATAAAGAAATATAAAGAAATTGTAGTTGAAAATTATAAAGAAAAACTTATGGAAAGACTTGATAAAATAAGAGGAACTATAGATTTTAAAGAAGAAGATATCCTCAAAGAAATACTTCTTTTTACTGATAAATCAGATATATCTGAAGAGATATCAAGACTTGACAGCCATATGGAACAGTTAAGAAAAGAAATGGAAAGCAAGGATACAGCAGTAGGAAAGAAAATGGATTTTATTCTTCAGGAAATATTTAGAGAACTGAATACTACAGGAGTAAAATGCAATCTGTATGATATTTCAAAGCTTATAGTAGAATGTAAAAATGAACTTGAAAAAATTAGAGAACAAGCTATGAATATCGAATAGGAGGATCTATGAGACCCATTAATATCGGATTTAACAATATGGTGATGGATATAAGAATAATTGCTGTCATAAATCCTGACTCAGCTCCAAGCAAGAGATTGAGAGAGGAAGCAAAACTTCAAAACAGGCTTATAGATGCAACTTTGGGAAGAAAAACAAAAACCTTGATAATAACAGATTCAAACCATGTTATAATGTCAGCTATAAATCCAGAAACGATATCAGCTAGAATAGAGAAAGGAGAATAAAATGCCAAAAGGAAATCTATATGTAGTATCAGGGCCTAGTGGTGCTGGAAAATCTACTATCTGTAGACTTGTACGTAAAATGCTTGGAATAAACCTTGCTACTTCTGCAACTACAAGAGAACCAAGAGCAGGGGAAGTAGATGGAAGAGATTATTATTTTCTTACTAAAGAAGAATTTCTTAAAAAAAGAGAAAATGGAGATTTTTTAGAAACTGCAACAGTTCATGGAAATTATTATGGAACTCTAAAATCAGAAGTAGAAAATAGAATGGCTAAAGGTGAAAATATAATATTAGAAATTGATGTACAAGGTGGTCTTCAAGTGAGAGATCAATATCCTGAAGCAAATCTTATTTTCTTTAAAACACCAACAGAAAAAGATCTTGAAGCAAGATTGAGAGGAAGAAAAACAGATAGTGAGGAAACTATTCAGCTTAGACTTGCAAATTCTATAAAAGAATTGGAATATGAGAAAGAATATGATATAACAATAATAAATTATACTGTAGAACAAGCATGTAATGAATTAAAAAAAATTATAGAAAAAAATAAATAGGAGGCTAATATGAAAAAAGATATAGTTTACGATGAGTTACTTGATAAGATACCAAACAAATACATATTGACAATAATAAGTGGTCAAAGAGCCAGAGAAATAGGAAAAGGAGCTACACTTTTAACTAAATGCAGCAAAAAAGATACTGATATCAAAAAAGCCTTCAGAGAAATTGCTGATGGAAAAATTGGTTATGAATTTGGTGAAGAAGAAGCTGGTGAATAGTGTGATAAAAAGACTTTTGATAATTTTGCTACTTCCACTTGCTTTTATTGGATGTACAGATAAAAAGATGCAGAAATTCGAAAGTGAAAAATTTCTTTTTGGAACTTATATAAAGATAACAGTTTATGATAAGGATGAAAAATTAGCCAAAAAAGGGATGGAAGAAGCATTTAATGAAATAGAGAGATTAGATAATAAATTCAACAGCAAGATAAAAACTAGTATAATAGGAAAATTAAATTCAGATCCTGCTACTCCAGTGGAATTAGATGATGAGGGACTAATGCTTTTTTCTAAAGTGAGAGAAGTATATGAACTTTCAGATAAAAAATATGACATAACTATTGGGCCATTGTTAAAGGCATGGGGATTTGGAGAAGTTGGAGAAGTTTCTATTCCATCAAAAGAGTTTTTGGCTCAAATACTTACAGAAATAGACTTTGATAAAGTAAAAATAGAGGGGAATCAAATGTATATGGAATCTCCTGTAAATGAAATAGATACTGGATCTTTTTTAAAAGGATATGCTGTAGCAAGAGCTAAAAAAGTAATGGAAGAAATGGGAATAACAAGTGCTTTTATAACTACCATATCAAGTATAGATGTGATAAATACAAAACCAGAAAATAAACCATGGAGAATAGGAGTGCAAAACCCAGAAAATCCGGAAGATTTACTTGGAATTGTAGAATTAAATGATGAAGGTATGGGAGTATCAGGTGATTATCAAACTTATGTGGAGATAAATGGGAAAAAATATCATCATATATTAGATAAAGCAACAGGTTTTCCAGTACGAGATAAAAAACTGGTAATGGTTATCTGTGAGGATGCTTTTTTAGCTGATTTATATTCAACAGCGTTTTTTACCATGCCTGTAGAAAAAGTTATGAAATATGCTGAAAATAATAAAAAATTGAAAGTTTTGATTGTAGATAAAGATATGAATATATTAAAAACAAAAAATCTTAATTTTTTAAAAAAATAAGAGCACTTTTTGAATAAAAATACTTGTAATAAATTGAGTTTTCAAATATAATGTAGTGTGTAATTTAAATTAATATAGGAGGATTAAGTAATGGAACATTCATTGATCTATGTTGGAATAATTGCTGGGATACTTGCATTGATTGCTGCCTTTGGTTATTCTAAAAAAGTGGAAAGTTATCAAATTAACATTCCAAGAGTAGCGGAAATAACAGACGCTATCAGAGAGGGAGCTATGGCTTTCTTACTTGCTGAATACAAAATATTGGTGTACTTCGTAGTAGCAGTAGCTGTATTATTAGGAATTTTCTTAAATATTTCAGTTGCAATAACATTTGTATGTGGAGCTGTAACTTCAGCTGTGGCAGGAAATGTTGGAATGAGAATAGCAACTAAAGCTAATGGAAGAACTTCAATAGCTGCTAAAGAGGGAGGACTTTCAAAAGCTCTTGATGTAGCATTTGCTGGTGGAGCAGTTATGGGGCTTGCAGTTGTTGGACTTGGAATGCTTTTATTATCTATTATGATAATTATATTTAACTGGGATATGAGTATTGTTACTGGATTTGGAATGGGGGCTTCATCAATAGCTCTATTTGCGAGAGTTGGTGGAGGAATCTACACTAAAGCTGCTGACGTTGGAGCAGACCTTGTTGGTAAAGTAGAAGCAGGAATTCCTGAAGATGATCCTAGAAACCCAGCTACAATCGCTGACAACGTTGGAGATAACGTTGGAGACGTTGCTGGAATGGGAGCAGACCTATTTGAATCTTATGTTGGATCTATTATAGCTGCAATGACTATAGGAGCCACTATAACACATGCAACTGGTAACTTTGGATATCTAATTGCACCTGTACTAATAGCAGCACTAGGAATTATTACTTCTATTTTAGCTACATTAACAGTTAAAACTGATAATCCTGATGAAGTTTATCACAAATTAGAAAATGGAACTAGAATAGCTGGGATCCTTTCACTAGTTGCTTCATTTGGAATAATTAAATATTTAGGATTGGAAATGGGAATATTCTATGCTATCGTTGCAGGATTAGTTGCAGGATTAGTTATAGCTTACTTCACAGGATTGTATACAGATACTGGTAAAAAAGCAGTTAATAGAATTTCTGATGCTGCTAAAACAGGACCAGCTACTACTATAATTGAAGGATTAGCAGTTGGAATGGAATCTACAGTTGCACCTATAATTATTATTGCTTTAGCTATAATTGTTGCTTATATGGCTTCTAAAGATATATCTGGAATTTATGGAATTTCTGTAGCAGCAGTTGGAATGCTTGCAAGTACAGGAATGGTAGTAGCAGTTGATGCTTATGGACCAGTAGCTGATAATGCTGGAGGAATTGCTGAAATGGCAGAACTTCCACATGAAGTTAGAGAATGTACAGATAAACTTGATGCAGTTGGTAACTCAACAGCAGCAGTTGGAAAAGGATTTGCAATTGGATCAGCAGCTCTTACAGCTCTATCTTTATTTGCAGCTTATAAAGAAGCAGTACAAACTTCAACTCCAGGATTTGATTTCATTATAGAAGTAACAAACCCAGAAGTAATAGCAGGTCTATTTATTGGAGGAATGCTTACTTTCCTATTCTCTGCTCTTACAATGACAGCAGTTGGTAAAGCAGCTATGGAAATGGTTGAAGAAGTAAGAAGACAGTTCAGAGAAATACCAGGAATCATGGAAGGAAAAGGAAAACCTGATTACAAGAGATGTGTTGAAATTTCTACTCATTCTTCATTAAGAGAAATGATACTTCCTGGAGTACTTGCAATAGTAGTTCCAGTAGCAGTAGGAATTTGGTCAGTTGAAGCTCTAGGAGGATTATTAGCTGGATCTTTAGTTACTGGTGTATTAATGGCTATAATGATGGCTAATGCTGGTGGAGCATGGGATAACGCTAAGAAACAAATCGAAGCTGGATACAAAGGAGATGGAAAAGGATCTGACAGACATAAAGCTGCAGTTGTTGGAGATACAGTTGGAGATCCATTTAAAGATACATCTGGACCATCTCTAAATATTCTTATTAAATTAATGAGTATAGTATCACTAGTTTTAGTACCATTATTTGTAAAATTTATGTAATTATGATATAATAAATAAAATGCTTTGGGGACAACCGAATGGTTGTCCTTCTTTTTTTACTATATGAAAATTATACCCCATATTTGAATTATTTAATAAATATGATAAAATGTATGTAAGACAAAAAGTATTTAGGAGGTCATCAGGTATGAAGTTAAATCCTATAAAATTAGAAGGGGTATGGAATGAAGGCTATGCTCTGGATTATTTTACAACTAAAAGTGAATATAAGGGTGAGGATATATTTGGATATCCAGAGTTTGATGTAACATATAGTGAAATAGGAAAAGCACTGAATGAATTAAAATATCATAAAGACTATCTTAAGGCAGTAGAAATAGCAGATGAAATAGCAGATCACATTACAAATGAATGGAATCTTCTTGACAAAATAGATGGAATAATTGCTGTTCCTCCTTCAAAACCTAGAATAATACAACCATTATTTCAATTAGTTAAATTAGTTGGAGAAAAAGTTAAAAAACCTATATCTTTAGATTTTTTTAGCAAACTTACTCCAGAAGAGATAAAAAATCTTCCAGTGGAAAAAAAATTAGATCTTTTTAAAAATAGCATAAGAAAAAATAGAGATCTGACTAGAAAAGGAAGTATTCTTCTTATAGATGACTTATACAGCACAGGAACAACTTTAAAAAGTCTTTGTGCATTATTGAAAGATGATACTAATGTAGAAAATATATATGTACTAGTAGTTGCCAAAAGCAGTATAGATGATAAATAGAAAAGAAGAGCTCTAAGTGGGCTCTTTTCTTATTTTTTAAAATGTTAAAATAGAAAACGATTTTAAAATTGGGGGAGTCTAAAATCGTTTCCTACATGGGAAATTATGAGGGAAATATTTTAAAAAAATTATTTTTGTTTATATAAACTGGCTAAAAAAATAATAAAGGAATAAAGCTTTATTTATACCTAATAGCTAGCTTTTTACTTAAGAAACATTAGAATTTATAATTCCATCCAACAATAAGGTCTCCATAGTAATTATTACTGTCAAAAGATTTTCCATCATTGACTTTTTCCATATTCCTAACTTCATACCCATATTTTAAATAAACATTTAAGTTCGTATTAACTTGATAATCTGCACCTAAATAAATTCTATTTCTTCCAAAATCTTCATATCTTCCAACTGTATCTTTAGCTCTTTTATCTCCATCTTTAAATTTGTCATCTACAGTTAAAGTGAATCTACCCTCTGTTGAAAGAGTAATTTTTTCCCCTTTGTAAAATGTAGCATAGGCTCTTATTTGATGTTCAAAGTTATTTTTAAGTTCTCCTGAACCAGTTCTTCCCATTACTTGAGTCCAATCAATAAACCATCCAATTTTTACAGAACCAAATTTAACTCCAATTGGGAATATTTCTCCTCTCCAGGCATCATTTGCTTTATTATTTGCCTGATACCAGATATCAGCAGCTCCCCATAATACATCATAATCCCAAGTTCCTCTTAAATAATATCTATCAAAATCTTTTTGACCTCTATATCTAAAACCTAATTTGTAGTTATCAAATTTTTTCCAAGCATCCATTTGAAGTCTTCCATCTTTTGAGTCAGTATTATCAGTATCAATATCCCAGAATTTTCCACCAGTTACAGCAAATGTCCAGTCACCATAAGATAATCCAACAGTAGTTCCAAATAATGAATCTTCTCCAATATCAGATCCTCCAGATACATTTTCAATCTCAATTTCTTGACCTACAGATGTTACTTTTAGAACTGGTTCAGCTCCATAAGAAACTACTGAAACTACTCCTAATGCTGTTAATAAAAGTGCTAATTTTTTCATAAATTTCCTCCCAGAAAAAGTATATATTTTTTATAAAACTTTAAGCAAATAAAACAACTTATATAAGTTGATAAAGTTAAATTATTGCCTTTAAATTTCATAATTGAAATAATAAAGTATTTTTAAAAAAATGTAAAGTTTTTTTTATAAAATAAATTATATAAAATGTATATAAATAGATCGATTTTTTCTGTTTAAGAAATAAAAAATCAAGTAAAAATTTAATAAAATCAATGGATAGAAATATATATATATTTTTAATAGTTATTGTAAAAAAAAAGTATTATTTTAGTTTATTATGTTCTAAAAAATAAAAAAATGTTGACAAATAAAATTATTGGAGTTATTATCAAGAAAATGAACACGAGAACATTTGTAAGAAGTTTAATAGTAAATATTCCCTTAAAGTTTACTTAAGTAAATATGGTTATGGGTTAGGATGCTTATATGAAGAATACAGTATGCTTTTTTCAAGTATATTTTCTCATTTTCCAATTTTATTGAGATTATATCAAGCAGGTTTTATTAAAGATATTGATACTATTACAAAATTAGAAAAGGAAGTGACTATATTATAGGGGATTTTATTTAGAATATGTATAAAGCAAGTAATAAATATCGCCTATGACAAATTGTATGCAAAGACAATTATGTCAGAATTTCCAATGAGACTACTTTCTTCTTATCAAACATTTTTAGAAGGTATAGTTGAAAAATATATGTTAGATATGAAGAAATATTTGCTGTAATGGTTCAGATAGTTTAATTTTTAAAATATTTTGGAGGAATTTAAATGAATAATAAGAATCAACTTATTTATGGTTTCTATTTTCTATGAGGATGAAATAGAAAATTTATAATAAGAAATATTATAGCAATATTTTACTTTAGATGAAAAAATTACTTTATTACAATGTTTGGGAGCAATAATTGTTATTTTTGGTTGTGTAATAGCTTTAAAGAAAAAATAAATAATAATAAATAAGGAGGATTATCATGAAAAAATTTGTTTTTGCTGCAATGTTATCTGCATTAGTTTTAGGAGGATGTACTTCAACAGAAGTAAAAATACCAGGACTAGAAAGAAAAATAACTTGGGAACATGCTGGTAATTTACCTGCACAAAAGGGATTTGAAAAAAATATGGGAACTGCAGGAGTGTTGTCAGGAGTTCTTGAAGGAAAATATGTAGTAGTAGGTGGAGGAGCAAATTTTCCATATGATACTGTATTGAATGGAGGTATAAAAAAACTTTATTCTGATGTATATCTTTTAGAAGAAAAAGAGGGAAAATTGATAGTAAAAGAACACATAAATTTAGATAACGAAATTGGTTATGGAGCATCTGTAACAGCAAAAGGTGGAGTTTATTACATTGGAGGAGGAGCGACTGCAGAAGCAGATAATGATATATTATTTTTAAGTATGAAAAATGGAAAACTGAATATAGAAAAAGTAGGAGATTTACCTTTTACTCTGCAAAATGGAACAGCAGTAGAAAAAGATGGAAAACTATATATTATAACTGGAAAACAAGATGGAAAAGCTACAAATAAAATGTATGAATATGACCTTACAACAGGTAACTCAAGAGAATTAGCACCTGTACCAGGAGCAGTAACTAGAACACAGGCTGTATCTCAAATACTTGATGGAAAATTATATGTATTTAGTGGCGGAGATTCAACTGCATATACTGATGGATATAAATATGACTTTACAGCTGATAAGTGGACTTCAGCAGCTTCTGTAGAATTAGGAGGAAAGGGAATATCTCTTCTTGGAGCTTCTTCAGTAAAATTGAATGAAAAGGAAATGATAGTAATAGGTGGATTTAATAAAGAAGTATATGATAATGCAGTAGCTAATCTAAGTTCTTTAAAGGGAGAAGAATTAGCAAGATTCAAAGCTGGATATTTTGGGGCAGATCCTGCTGAATTTAACTGGAATAGAGAAATACTTATATATAATTCTGATAATAATTCTTGGAAATCTATAGGAGAGATACCATTTGATGCACCGTGTGGAGAAGGATTAGTTTTGGTTGGAAACAAAGTATTCTCAATAAATGGAGAAATTAAACCAGGCATCAGAACAAATAGAATGTACACTGGAACTATAATTAAAAAATAGTTAAAAATTTTAAGAAGAGGATATGATTGAGTTATAAAAAGATTAGAAGTTTTAATAAAAAATTTTAAAATTTAATCTGATTCTTACTCAAATTTTATCTTCTTTTTTTATGGAAAAATGTAGAAAATTCTTTTAAATAACCTCTTTTAATTGGTATACAATAATCTTTTTAGAGTATATAAAGAACTTTTTGTTTTGAAATAGTATTAAAAAACTTAAAAAAATCATTGACAAACTTAAGAATAAAAGTTATATTTATATTAATGAACACGCGAACATTTTTAGGAGAAGGTGATTTTAAATATGATTACACAGAAGGAAATAGCAGAAAAATTAGGTATCAGCAGAACAACAGTTGCTAGAGCTATAAATGGTAGTTCATTGATTAAAGAGGAAACTAAGAATAAAATACTTGAACTTGTAAAAGAAATGAATTATGAAAAAAATTATATAGGGAGTTCTCTTGCAGGAAAAAGGGTAAAAAAAGTTTACTGCTTAGTGATAAATTCTAAAAATGTTTTTTATACTCAAGAAATAATAAGAGGATTAGGAGAAGCTGAAAAAGAGTTTAAGGCATATAATTATAAATTAGAAATAATAACAAATGATATTAATGATCCAGAAAATCAAATTGAGGAACTAAAGAAAGTTCTTAGTGCAGGAGATATGGATGGCTTGATTATAACACCTTTAGCAAAAGAAAAAGTATATGATATATTAAAGCTGTATTTAGAAAAAACTAATATAATTTCTTTGGGAATAAGGCTTCATGAAAATATACCTCATGTGGGACCTGATCATTTAAAACAAGGAAAAATATCTGGTGGTATAATGAGTGCTCTTCTTAGAAAAGGGGAAAAACTTTTAATTATAGACAATGGTGATGATAAAATATCTTCAAAATTATATTTAAAAGGATTTTTAGAAAGAGTAAGAGAAACGGATATTGATATAATAGGGCCATTAAAAGGGAATGGAATAGAAAAAAGTATAGAACTTTTAAAAGAAATATGTATAAAAGAAGAGATAAAAGGAATCTATATAAACAGGTATGCACAGGATATTTTTGAAAAGCTGCCTTCAAAAATATTAAATGATAAAAAAATTGTAACAAATGGAATTGGAAAAAATATCAAAAGAATGATAAAAAATAAAATAATAACGGCAACTGTAATGGAAGAAATAGCAACTGAAGGATATAATGCAGGAAAAAAAATGTTTGATATTTTATATAAAAATGATGCAAAAACTGGAAATTGGGAAATATCAAAATCACATATTATCTTCTATGAGAACTTAAATGATTAAAAATATAAATTAAAAATAAATTAAAAACAGGAGGTTTAAATTTATGAAAAACACATTAAAAGTTTTAGGGTTAGGGACAATGTTATTTGGTGTAATGACAACAGCAGCACTTGCAGCAGAATATAATTTAAAAATGGGAATGGTTCCAGGAACTTCATCTAATGAATATAAAGCAGCAGAATTTTTTGCAAATAAAGTAAAAGAGGAATCAAAAGGAAGAATAGAAATAGCTCTTTTTCCAAATGGGCAGCTTGGAGATGACAGAAGTATGCTTGAACAGGTATCAGGAGGAGCTTTAGATTTCTCATTTACAGAAATTGGAAGATTTGCAATATTTTTTCCAGAGGCTGAAGTGTATGTATTGCCTTATATGATAAAAGATTTTGACCACGTGAACAAAGCTACTTTTAATACTGATTTTGGAAAAAACTTAATAAATAAAATAAATGAAGAACTAGGAATTACTATTTTGTCACAAGCTTATAATGGAACTAGACAAACAACTTCAAATAGAGCTATTAATTCAATTGAAGATATGAAAGGATTGAAATTAAGAGTTCCAAATGCAGCATCTAATCTAAACTTTGCAAAATATACAGGAGCAGCTCCTACACCTATGGCTTTTTCAGAAGTATATCTTGCACTTCAAACTAATTCAGTAGATGGACAGGAAAATCCATTATCAGCTGTAAGGGCTCAAAAGTTTTATGAAGTACAACCTTATCTTGCTATGACTAATCATATATTGAATGACCAATTATATGTAGTTGGAAATGAAACTTTAGAAAGTCTGCCTGAAGATCTTCAAAAAGTTGTTAAAGATGCAGCTGTGGAAGCAGCACAATATCATACAAAATTATTTGTGGATGAAGAAGCTAGTTTGAAAGACTTTTTTGTACAAAATGGTGTAAAAATAACTGAACCAAACTTAGATGAATTCAAGGCAAAAATGCAACCTGTATATGATGAATTTATTAAGAAAAATGGAAAACTTGGTCAGCAGGCGGTAGATGAAATAACAGCAGCTGGAAAATAAATTGTGCAAAAAGAGATAGGGTGGTAAAAGTAGATGAAAGTTTTTGATAAATTAGAAGAATGGATAGGAGGAACACTTTTTGTCTGTATGTTTATAATACTTGTAATGCAGATAGTGGCAAGACAAGTATTAGGAACACCTCTTATGTGGAGTGAAGAATTATCAAGTCTGCTGTTTGTATATGTAGGAATACTGGGAATTAGTATGGGTATCAGAAACCAGCAGCATGTACTTATAGATTTTCTTTGCAGCAGGTTTTCTCCAAGAATGCAGAGAGTTGCATTTACTATTGTACAGATAATAATTTTTATATCTATTATTTTTATGGGGTATTTAGGAAATAATCTTTATAAGAAAAAATGGATATTTGAACTGGTATCATTAAAAATATCAGCGGGATGGATGTATATAGCTCTTCCTATTGTAGCAATACTTATGATGATACGTTTTTTTCAGGCATACAAGGAAAATTATGATAATAAAAAAGTAATATTACATCCAGGAATTTTTTTAACAGCTTTGATAATTATTATAGGATTAATAATATATGATCCGAAAATATTTAGAATATTCAGATTAGCTAATTACTATAAGTTTGGACCTATAGCAGGATATGTAACTATTGGAGTCTGGCTGGTAATGATTTTTATGGGAGTACCTGTTGGATGGTCTCTTATGGCAGCAACAATATTCTATTTTTCAATTACTAAATGGAATGTTATATATTTTGCCTCTGCCAAATTGGTAGACAGTCTTAACAGCTTTAGTCTTTTAAGTGTTCCTTTCTTTGTATTAACAGGAATACTGATGAATGGATCTGGTATTACAGAAAGAATATTTAATTTTGCAAAAGCTCTACTGGGACATTTTACTGGAGGAATGGGACATGTAAATGTAGCTGCATCTCTTATTTTCTCAGGAATGTCAGGGTCAGCTATAGCAGATGCTGGTGGACTTGGACAGTTGGAAATAAAAGCTATGAGAGATGAAGGATATGATGATGATATTTGTGGTGGAATCACAGCAGCTTCATGTATAATAGGACCTTTGGTACCTCCAAGTATAAGTATGATAGTATATGGAGTAATTGCTAATCAATCTATTGCTAAATTATTCCTTGCAGGATTTGTTCCAGGGGTTCTTACTACAATAGCTTTAATGATAATGAATTATTTTGTATGTAAAAAAAGAGGATATAAAAAAGCTAAAAAAGCTACTTTTAAGGAACAGGTTGAAGCCTTTAAAAAATCTTTTTGGGCTTTAATAACTCCATTCATCATTATTGGAGGAATATTTTCAGGATTATTTACTCCTACAGAAGCAGCAGTGGTTGCAGCAGCTTATTCAGTTTTTCTAGGGGCTTTCATATATAAAGAATTGACTGTAAAATCATTTTTTAAACATTGTGTTGAAGCAATGGCTATCAGTGGAGTTACAGTTCTAATGATAATAACAGTTACATTTTTTGGAGATATGATTGCAAGAGAACAGATAGCTATGAAAATAGCAACAGTATTTATGAAATATGCAAGCTCTCCACTGACAGTATTGATAATGATAAATCTGTTGTTATTATTCTTAGGAATGTTTATTGATGCTCTTGCGCTTCAATTCCTAGTACTTCCTATGCTTATACCAGTAGCAGATAAAGTAGGAATAGATTTAGTTTTCTTTGGAGTAATGACAACATTGAATATGATGATAGGAATACTTACTCCTCCTATGGGAATGGCCTTATTTGTAGTAGCACAGGTTGGAAAAATGTCTGTAAGTACAGTAACAAAAGGTGTACTTCCATTCTTGATACCAATTTTTATAACATTAGTGTTTATAACTATATTTCCAGGAGTAATAACATTCCTTCCTAATTTAATAATGGGTGGATAGCAGAAGAGAGGTAAATAAAAAATGCCATTAAGTGTGGATATGTCATTAGAACAGTTAAAAAAATATCAAGGAAGCAGTAAAAAGCCAGATGATTTTGATGAATATTGGGAAGATATACTTAAAAAAAGAAAGTTTTTTTCTGGTAATATAGAAATGAAAAGGAATGGGTTTCAAACTCCTTTTTGTGAATGTTATGATATATTTTTTCATGGAATAGAAGAAACTGCCATACA
This genomic window contains:
- a CDS encoding TRAP transporter periplasmic component, which translates into the protein MKNTLKVLGLGTMLFGVMTTAALAAEYNLKMGMVPGTSSNEYKAAEFFANKVKEESKGRIEIALFPNGQLGDDRSMLEQVSGGALDFSFTEIGRFAIFFPEAEVYVLPYMIKDFDHVNKATFNTDFGKNLINKINEELGITILSQAYNGTRQTTSNRAINSIEDMKGLKLRVPNAASNLNFAKYTGAAPTPMAFSEVYLALQTNSVDGQENPLSAVRAQKFYEVQPYLAMTNHILNDQLYVVGNETLESLPEDLQKVVKDAAVEAAQYHTKLFVDEEASLKDFFVQNGVKITEPNLDEFKAKMQPVYDEFIKKNGKLGQQAVDEITAAGK
- a CDS encoding TRAP transporter permease protein encodes the protein MKVFDKLEEWIGGTLFVCMFIILVMQIVARQVLGTPLMWSEELSSLLFVYVGILGISMGIRNQQHVLIDFLCSRFSPRMQRVAFTIVQIIIFISIIFMGYLGNNLYKKKWIFELVSLKISAGWMYIALPIVAILMMIRFFQAYKENYDNKKVILHPGIFLTALIIIIGLIIYDPKIFRIFRLANYYKFGPIAGYVTIGVWLVMIFMGVPVGWSLMAATIFYFSITKWNVIYFASAKLVDSLNSFSLLSVPFFVLTGILMNGSGITERIFNFAKALLGHFTGGMGHVNVAASLIFSGMSGSAIADAGGLGQLEIKAMRDEGYDDDICGGITAASCIIGPLVPPSISMIVYGVIANQSIAKLFLAGFVPGVLTTIALMIMNYFVCKKRGYKKAKKATFKEQVEAFKKSFWALITPFIIIGGIFSGLFTPTEAAVVAAAYSVFLGAFIYKELTVKSFFKHCVEAMAISGVTVLMIITVTFFGDMIAREQIAMKIATVFMKYASSPLTVLIMINLLLLFLGMFIDALALQFLVLPMLIPVADKVGIDLVFFGVMTTLNMMIGILTPPMGMALFVVAQVGKMSVSTVTKGVLPFLIPIFITLVFITIFPGVITFLPNLIMGG